In the genome of Populus trichocarpa isolate Nisqually-1 chromosome 6, P.trichocarpa_v4.1, whole genome shotgun sequence, one region contains:
- the LOC7479545 gene encoding 60S ribosomal protein L39 isoform X1 — MPSHKTFRIKKKLAKKMRQNRPIPHWIRMRTDNTIRYNAKRRHWRRTKLGF; from the exons ATG CCGTCACACAAGACATTTAGGATCAAGAAGAAACTAGCAAAGAAGATGAGGCAAAACAGGCCTATCCCTCATTGGATTCGCATGAGAACCGATAACACTATCAG gtaCAACGCCAAGCGTAGGCACTGGAGAAGAACTAAGCTTGGATTCTAA
- the LOC7479545 gene encoding 60S ribosomal protein L39 isoform X2, with protein MPSHKTFRIKKKLAKKMRQNRPIPHWIRMRTDNTIRYNAKRRHWRRTKLGF; from the exons CCGTCACACAAGACATTTAGGATCAAGAAGAAACTAGCAAAGAAGATGAGGCAAAACAGGCCTATCCCTCATTGGATTCGCATGAGAACCGATAACACTATCAG gtaCAACGCCAAGCGTAGGCACTGGAGAAGAACTAAGCTTGGATTCTAA